The Chryseolinea soli genome contains a region encoding:
- the lysS gene encoding lysine--tRNA ligase, with product MQLSEQEIIRRKSLEEFEKLGINPYPAELYDVNASAREILENYERHKSDYRDISIAGRIMSRRIMGNASFAELQDETGRIQIYIRRDDISPTEDKTLYNTVFKKLLDIGDIIGVKGFGFTTQTGEISIHVTSLTVLSKSLRPLPVVKETTDEQGNVTKHDAFTDPEQRYRMRYVDLIVNPEVRDAFIKRTQLVNSMRQYLNAKAYLEVETPILQPLYGGAAARPFKTHHNTLDMTLYLRIANELYLKRLIVGGFNGVYEFSKDFRNEGMSRFHNPEFTQIELYVAYKDYYWMMDLVEEMIEKVALDLHGKTEVTVGKNVIDFKRPWQRYTMFEAIQHFTGIDISAMNEEELRDTCRKLHVPIDNTMAKGKLIDQIFGEKCEPNLIQPTFITDYPIEMSPLAKKHRSKPGLVERFEAICNSKEIANSFSELNDPIDQRNRFEEQLELGKRGDEEAMTLDEDFLRALEFGMPPTAGLGIGIDRLSMIMTNSPSIQDVLFFPQMKPETPVAQLTEKDFETLGVRKELVPILQKLGITSLTQLKEMKASKLFNDVCGLRKKMKLENVQNPTMEEVEGWLK from the coding sequence ATGCAATTGAGCGAACAGGAGATCATCCGCCGGAAAAGCCTGGAGGAATTCGAGAAGCTGGGGATCAACCCCTACCCGGCCGAACTTTATGATGTGAATGCGTCCGCCCGGGAGATCCTGGAGAACTACGAACGTCATAAGAGCGACTACCGCGACATCTCCATCGCCGGCCGCATTATGAGCCGCCGCATTATGGGCAATGCTTCGTTTGCCGAATTGCAGGACGAAACCGGCCGCATCCAGATCTACATCCGCCGCGACGACATTAGCCCTACGGAAGACAAAACCCTGTACAATACTGTATTTAAAAAACTGCTGGACATCGGCGACATCATTGGCGTGAAGGGGTTTGGATTCACCACACAAACCGGCGAGATCTCCATACACGTGACCAGCCTCACGGTGTTGTCTAAGTCGCTGCGTCCCTTGCCCGTGGTGAAGGAAACAACGGACGAGCAAGGCAACGTCACCAAGCACGACGCTTTCACGGATCCGGAGCAGCGCTACCGCATGCGCTATGTGGATCTCATTGTGAATCCTGAAGTACGCGATGCCTTCATCAAGCGCACGCAGTTGGTCAATTCCATGCGTCAATACCTCAATGCCAAAGCCTACCTGGAAGTGGAGACTCCCATTCTCCAGCCGCTTTATGGTGGTGCAGCCGCGCGCCCTTTCAAAACCCACCACAACACGCTGGATATGACGCTGTACTTGCGCATTGCCAACGAACTTTACTTGAAGCGACTCATCGTCGGTGGATTTAACGGCGTATACGAATTCTCAAAAGACTTCCGCAACGAAGGCATGTCGCGCTTTCACAACCCGGAGTTTACGCAGATCGAGCTGTATGTAGCCTACAAGGATTACTATTGGATGATGGACCTCGTGGAGGAGATGATCGAAAAAGTAGCCTTGGATCTTCATGGAAAAACGGAAGTGACCGTGGGCAAAAATGTCATTGATTTCAAACGCCCCTGGCAACGCTACACCATGTTTGAAGCGATCCAGCATTTCACGGGCATCGACATCTCGGCCATGAACGAAGAAGAACTGCGCGACACCTGCCGCAAACTTCACGTGCCTATTGACAACACCATGGCGAAAGGCAAGCTCATCGACCAGATCTTTGGCGAGAAGTGCGAGCCCAACCTGATCCAACCCACGTTCATCACCGACTACCCGATCGAGATGTCGCCCCTGGCGAAAAAGCATCGCAGCAAGCCGGGACTGGTGGAGCGTTTCGAGGCCATCTGCAACAGCAAAGAAATCGCCAACTCCTTCAGCGAGCTGAACGACCCCATCGATCAACGCAACCGCTTCGAAGAACAACTCGAGCTCGGCAAACGCGGCGACGAAGAAGCGATGACCCTGGACGAAGATTTCCTTCGCGCCCTCGAATTTGGCATGCCTCCAACGGCCGGCCTGGGCATCGGCATCGACCGTCTCTCCATGATCATGACCAACTCCCCGTCCATCCAGGATGTTCTCTTCTTCCCCCAGATGAAGCCCGAGACCCCCGTGGCGCAGCTGACCGAAAAAGATTTTGAAACCCTGGGCGTACGCAAGGAGCTTGTTCCCATCCTTCAAAAATTAGGCATCACATCGCTCACGCAACTGAAAGAAATGAAAGCCTCCAAGCTCTTCAACGACGTCTGCGGCCTAAGAAAGAAAATGAAGCTGGAGAACGTCCAAAACCCAACGATGGAAGAAGTAGAAGGCTGGCTCAAGTAG
- a CDS encoding proline dehydrogenase family protein: MKPETNVSFEDTAVAFQYKSDAAIKKASFIFSLVNHPWMSALATGSVRLALKLRLPVEGLIRATAFDHFCGGENIEETEAASTTLARFGVKTILDYSVEGEKTEAGFDRVMEETLRTIEKAHQSKNIPFSVFKVTGLAATDVLEKVQKKLILTPEEHKSFELVRHRVDNICRLAHAYGVPVLVDAEETWIQDTVDQLAYEMMEKYNREKAIVFNTYQLYRTASFQNLQDAYENALRHHYRLGAKLVRGAYMEKERARAEASGHPSPIQPDQAATDKAFNDALVFCVTHRTYISIMCGSHNEYSNRYLTTLMAEEGMANNDPHVWFAQLYGMSDNISFNLAKAGYNVAKYVPYGPVRSVMPYLLRRAAENTSVAGQSSRELMLIRSELKRRRNAR, from the coding sequence ATGAAACCAGAGACCAACGTTTCATTTGAAGACACCGCCGTCGCCTTCCAATACAAGTCCGACGCGGCCATTAAAAAAGCCAGCTTTATTTTCTCATTGGTAAACCACCCGTGGATGTCGGCCCTTGCCACGGGGTCGGTAAGGCTCGCGCTAAAGCTTCGCCTGCCGGTGGAAGGATTGATCCGGGCAACGGCTTTCGATCATTTTTGTGGAGGAGAAAACATCGAAGAAACCGAAGCCGCATCGACGACCCTGGCGCGGTTTGGCGTCAAGACCATTCTGGATTATTCTGTGGAAGGGGAAAAAACGGAAGCGGGGTTTGACCGTGTCATGGAGGAAACCCTGCGCACGATCGAAAAGGCGCATCAAAGCAAGAACATCCCTTTTTCCGTCTTTAAAGTGACCGGCCTGGCCGCCACCGACGTGTTGGAGAAAGTACAGAAAAAACTGATCCTCACCCCCGAAGAACACAAGTCCTTCGAATTGGTCCGGCACCGGGTGGACAATATTTGCCGGCTGGCCCATGCCTACGGCGTGCCCGTGCTGGTCGATGCCGAAGAGACCTGGATCCAGGACACGGTCGACCAATTGGCCTATGAGATGATGGAAAAATACAACCGGGAGAAGGCCATCGTTTTCAACACCTATCAGCTCTATCGCACAGCGTCTTTTCAAAATTTGCAAGACGCCTACGAAAATGCCCTACGCCATCACTATCGCTTAGGGGCCAAACTGGTGCGGGGTGCCTATATGGAAAAGGAACGGGCCCGTGCCGAGGCCTCGGGCCATCCCAGCCCCATCCAACCCGACCAGGCGGCAACCGACAAAGCGTTCAACGATGCGCTCGTGTTTTGTGTCACGCACCGCACCTACATCAGCATCATGTGTGGGTCGCACAATGAATACAGCAACCGCTACCTCACCACGCTGATGGCCGAAGAAGGCATGGCCAACAATGACCCACACGTCTGGTTTGCGCAACTCTATGGCATGAGCGACAACATCTCCTTCAACCTCGCCAAAGCGGGCTACAATGTGGCCAAATACGTGCCCTATGGACCCGTGCGTTCGGTGATGCCATACTTATTACGGCGGGCGGCAGAAAACACGTCTGTGGCCGGCCAAAGCAGCCGGGAGCTCATGCTCATTCGCTCCGAGCTGAAGCGCCGCCGGAACGCGCGGTAG
- the aroB gene encoding 3-dehydroquinate synthase, with amino-acid sequence MLPDNILFSSDPANDLRPFLQKKNYSQIGVLVDENTQQHSYPLIREGLPPHFVIPVKSGEEQKNLTTCATIWQAMTDRAMDRHACLIVLGGGVLGDMGGFCAATYKRGIDFILIPTTLLAQADASIGGKLGIDFNHYKNHIGVFQQPTLTLLYAGFLKTLPYAELRSGFAEVIKHTLIADKAMWEVIAKKPLETQDWDALIRHSVAFKARITQEDPKEKGLRKILNAGHTIGHALETYLLGADRRVLHGEAVAVGLITEAYIGRQRNLIGEEDFKRLCAFLLKIYGKVNFGEEEREAIAAVALQDKKNKGNTILSVLPDGIGSAKWDYEISLDEVKGALSFYRSLQM; translated from the coding sequence ATGCTGCCCGATAACATTCTGTTTTCTTCCGATCCCGCCAACGATTTAAGGCCTTTCCTGCAGAAAAAAAATTATAGCCAGATCGGCGTGCTGGTCGATGAAAACACCCAACAGCACAGTTACCCGCTCATCCGCGAAGGCCTTCCTCCGCATTTTGTGATCCCGGTAAAAAGCGGCGAGGAACAAAAGAACCTCACCACCTGCGCCACCATTTGGCAGGCCATGACCGACCGCGCGATGGATCGCCATGCGTGCCTGATCGTCCTGGGGGGAGGCGTGCTGGGCGACATGGGTGGCTTTTGTGCGGCTACCTATAAACGGGGCATCGATTTCATACTGATCCCCACCACCCTGCTGGCGCAGGCCGATGCCAGCATCGGCGGAAAACTGGGCATCGATTTCAATCACTACAAAAATCACATCGGCGTTTTCCAACAGCCGACGCTCACCCTGCTCTATGCCGGCTTCTTAAAAACGCTTCCCTACGCCGAGTTGCGTTCCGGGTTTGCCGAGGTGATCAAACACACCCTCATCGCCGACAAGGCCATGTGGGAAGTGATCGCGAAGAAACCTTTGGAAACGCAGGACTGGGATGCGCTCATCCGCCACTCCGTTGCCTTCAAGGCGCGCATCACACAAGAAGACCCAAAAGAAAAAGGATTGCGCAAAATTCTGAATGCCGGCCACACCATCGGCCATGCGTTGGAAACCTATCTGCTAGGCGCCGACCGTCGCGTGCTGCACGGTGAAGCGGTCGCCGTCGGGCTCATCACCGAAGCTTACATTGGCCGGCAGCGAAACCTGATCGGCGAAGAAGACTTCAAACGCCTTTGCGCTTTTCTGCTAAAGATCTATGGAAAAGTAAATTTCGGGGAAGAAGAAAGAGAAGCGATCGCCGCAGTGGCGCTGCAAGACAAGAAAAATAAAGGAAATACAATTCTAAGCGTCCTGCCCGATGGGATCGGCAGCGCCAAGTGGGACTATGAAATCAGTCTTGATGAGGTAAAAGGGGCTCTGTCATTTTACCGTTCACTTCAGATGTAA
- a CDS encoding 3-phosphoshikimate 1-carboxyvinyltransferase — MSTSIKLKRTSVLRGTAQWLPASKSISNRALIINALAGGASELHNLSDANDTQLMLRLVNSTDPIIDVEDAGTTMRFLTAYFSVTRQQKTLTGTSRMKERPIALLVDALRTLGVEIDYLEKEGYPPHRIKSFAGQKVQTISIRGDVSSQYISALMMIAPTLPQGLTLELTGKIGSRPYIEMTAALMKHFGAQCTLLENKVIVPHQTYKPAAFTVESDWSAASYWFSFAALADQAEILLPRLSLDSLQGDSKIVDIMKVLGVNAVLEKGLLKLTKTDHKKELHWDFTHCPDLAQTVAVICAVKNVTGYFTGLESLRIKETDRIAALQNELRKIGADLIEIDSEHWTLKPSAALPDSAYFNTYKDHRMAMAFAPLATRMDVEIEKPEVTRKSYPNFWKDILSFGIPAT; from the coding sequence TTGAGCACAAGCATCAAACTCAAACGAACGTCTGTTCTCCGCGGCACGGCCCAATGGCTCCCCGCATCCAAAAGCATCAGCAACCGTGCCCTCATCATCAACGCGCTGGCCGGCGGCGCCTCCGAGCTTCATAATCTCTCCGACGCCAACGACACCCAATTGATGTTACGGTTGGTGAACTCTACTGATCCCATCATCGACGTAGAAGATGCCGGCACGACGATGCGATTTTTGACCGCCTATTTTTCCGTCACGCGGCAACAAAAAACCCTGACGGGCACATCGCGAATGAAGGAGCGCCCCATCGCGTTGTTGGTAGATGCTTTGCGCACGCTGGGGGTGGAGATCGACTACCTGGAAAAAGAAGGATATCCGCCGCATCGTATAAAATCGTTCGCCGGCCAGAAGGTGCAAACCATCAGCATCCGCGGCGACGTGAGCAGCCAGTACATTTCCGCGCTCATGATGATCGCCCCAACCCTCCCCCAGGGATTGACCCTGGAGCTGACGGGCAAGATCGGAAGCCGCCCCTATATCGAAATGACGGCTGCGCTGATGAAGCATTTCGGGGCGCAATGCACACTCCTCGAAAACAAAGTGATCGTACCACACCAGACCTACAAACCTGCCGCCTTCACGGTGGAGTCCGACTGGTCTGCCGCCAGCTACTGGTTTTCCTTTGCCGCACTGGCCGATCAGGCCGAGATCCTCCTTCCCCGCCTTTCCCTGGATTCGTTGCAAGGCGACAGCAAGATTGTCGACATCATGAAGGTGCTGGGGGTGAATGCCGTCCTGGAAAAAGGCTTGTTGAAGCTCACCAAAACCGATCACAAAAAAGAACTGCATTGGGACTTCACCCATTGTCCGGACCTGGCCCAAACGGTAGCTGTGATCTGTGCGGTGAAAAATGTGACCGGATATTTTACCGGCCTGGAGAGTCTTCGCATAAAAGAGACCGACCGCATCGCGGCCCTTCAAAACGAGCTACGGAAAATCGGTGCGGACCTTATTGAAATAGATTCAGAACACTGGACCTTGAAGCCTTCCGCAGCCTTGCCGGATTCGGCCTATTTCAATACCTATAAGGACCACCGGATGGCCATGGCTTTTGCGCCGCTGGCTACACGCATGGACGTGGAGATTGAAAAGCCGGAAGTTACCCGCAAGTCGTATCCCAACTTCTGGAAAGACATCCTTTCTTTTGGCATTCCGGCTACGTAA
- a CDS encoding ABC transporter substrate-binding protein, whose translation MHDPSHTDQRGKNITLPFPPKRIISLVPSQTELLADLGLDQQVIGITKFCIHPPAWRKAKAVVGGTKHFDFEAIHNLRPDLIIGNKEENYKEGIEALEARYPVWISDIVTLQDAFGMIAGVGQMTDASLAAGRIVDGIREAFAQIKKHEGLSVLYLIWKKPWMAAGSGTFIHEMLTTIGLNNVAAHVPRYPELSSQQIQEWKPDLIFLSSEPYPFQDKHKAELQQLCPLSKILLVDGEMFSWYGSRLLKAPAYFNSLRLT comes from the coding sequence ATGCACGACCCATCTCACACCGATCAACGCGGCAAAAACATCACCCTTCCTTTTCCTCCAAAACGGATCATTTCCCTTGTACCGTCGCAAACCGAACTCCTGGCCGACCTGGGCTTGGACCAACAGGTGATCGGCATCACTAAATTTTGCATCCATCCCCCAGCCTGGCGCAAAGCGAAAGCCGTGGTAGGCGGCACGAAGCATTTCGATTTTGAGGCCATCCACAACCTCCGGCCCGATCTGATCATCGGTAATAAAGAAGAGAACTATAAAGAAGGCATAGAGGCATTAGAGGCCCGCTATCCGGTCTGGATCAGCGACATTGTTACACTGCAAGACGCCTTCGGGATGATTGCCGGAGTAGGGCAAATGACCGATGCCAGCCTTGCGGCGGGCCGTATCGTGGACGGCATACGCGAGGCGTTCGCCCAAATAAAAAAACACGAGGGTCTCTCGGTGCTCTACCTCATCTGGAAAAAGCCCTGGATGGCCGCCGGTTCGGGTACCTTTATACACGAGATGCTCACCACCATTGGATTGAATAACGTTGCTGCTCACGTGCCGCGGTACCCGGAGTTATCGTCACAACAAATCCAGGAATGGAAACCGGATCTTATTTTTCTCTCGTCCGAACCCTACCCGTTTCAGGACAAGCACAAAGCGGAACTGCAACAACTTTGTCCCTTGTCCAAAATTCTTTTGGTGGATGGAGAAATGTTCTCGTGGTATGGCAGCCGGCTGCTCAAGGCCCCGGCCTACTTCAATTCCCTCAGACTTACGTAG
- a CDS encoding PAS domain-containing sensor histidine kinase, producing MENEGMFQEVVENSDDIIIVTDKEFRIRYISSSVHKIFDVAPVSLLGRNIFDYVTRDKEESWKACLNETPHSVVDEVELTVQRDQKIYFDVHVSNLLDHFKVQGLVLKLHNITDQKHKEEELLRSNQHLDQVIYKTTHDLKAPLMSALGLVSIAENAPAEEKDQYIGLIKKSLLKLDSYLEEMNNFFRNEKLALQREKINLAELLADELENLKNLHNGNRVKVLLQAEDDGVEWYSDLIRVKTVITNIFSNAIKYQDLQKQNPFIKIATHVDHEFCDIRIEDNGIGIDPEYKEKIFDLFFRATDQSQGTGLGLFIVKDTIDRLKGSIEVRSKKGEGTTFMIRIPNQLQQSIEVE from the coding sequence ATGGAGAATGAGGGGATGTTCCAGGAAGTAGTTGAAAATTCGGATGACATCATCATCGTAACAGACAAAGAATTTAGAATTCGCTACATTTCTTCGTCCGTTCATAAGATCTTTGACGTCGCGCCGGTTTCGTTGTTGGGTCGTAATATTTTTGATTACGTCACCCGCGACAAAGAGGAGAGCTGGAAAGCTTGCCTCAACGAAACGCCCCATTCCGTAGTAGACGAAGTGGAGCTGACCGTACAACGAGACCAGAAGATCTATTTTGATGTGCACGTATCCAATTTACTGGACCACTTTAAGGTGCAGGGATTGGTGCTGAAACTGCACAACATTACGGATCAAAAACATAAGGAAGAGGAATTACTGCGCTCCAATCAACACCTGGACCAGGTAATTTACAAGACCACACACGATTTGAAAGCCCCTTTGATGTCGGCCCTGGGCTTGGTGAGTATCGCAGAGAATGCGCCGGCAGAAGAGAAAGACCAATACATCGGCCTGATCAAAAAGAGCCTGTTGAAATTGGATTCGTACCTTGAAGAGATGAACAATTTTTTCCGCAACGAGAAACTGGCGTTGCAACGGGAAAAAATAAATTTGGCAGAATTGCTCGCAGACGAACTGGAGAACCTGAAAAATCTCCACAACGGCAACCGGGTAAAGGTTTTACTGCAAGCCGAAGACGATGGCGTGGAATGGTATTCAGACCTGATACGGGTGAAAACGGTTATAACTAACATTTTTTCCAACGCGATTAAGTACCAGGACTTGCAAAAACAAAATCCATTCATCAAAATTGCAACGCATGTCGACCATGAATTTTGCGACATTCGCATTGAAGATAATGGCATAGGAATTGACCCTGAGTATAAGGAGAAAATTTTTGATCTGTTCTTTCGGGCAACAGATCAATCGCAGGGAACGGGACTTGGATTGTTTATTGTAAAAGATACAATAGATCGGTTGAAGGGTTCGATCGAGGTGAGATCGAAAAAAGGAGAAGGAACCACGTTCATGATCCGCATACCCAACCAACTGCAACAGTCCATTGAGGTTGAATGA
- a CDS encoding YfiR family protein gives MKNLFLTALMAIAVGTVVAQERPTHEIHAAMLYNFIKYVQWPNESEAGEFVVGVIGDENVFNTLKTWYDGKPKGVKKYVIKNLASADEAGSCQVVYVGKSKNKEFENIKTSTTGKSVLTITDGNGMGQKGSCINFKVIEGKLKFELNQGVIGASSLKVSTQLSSMAILI, from the coding sequence ATGAAAAACCTCTTTTTGACAGCACTCATGGCCATCGCCGTGGGCACTGTCGTGGCGCAAGAAAGGCCCACACATGAAATTCACGCTGCCATGTTGTACAACTTTATTAAGTATGTACAGTGGCCAAATGAAAGCGAAGCCGGCGAGTTTGTAGTAGGTGTGATCGGAGACGAAAACGTCTTCAACACCCTCAAAACATGGTACGACGGTAAGCCTAAGGGAGTAAAAAAATATGTGATCAAGAACCTTGCTTCTGCCGACGAAGCCGGCTCATGCCAGGTGGTATATGTTGGAAAGTCGAAGAACAAAGAGTTCGAGAACATAAAGACAAGCACAACGGGCAAATCCGTGTTGACCATCACCGATGGTAATGGGATGGGCCAAAAAGGAAGCTGTATTAACTTCAAAGTGATCGAAGGAAAACTGAAGTTTGAGCTCAACCAAGGAGTGATTGGAGCGTCAAGCCTGAAAGTTTCTACACAGTTGAGTAGTATGGCGATTTTGATATAG
- a CDS encoding YfiR family protein produces MKMFKALAVAALLISGSTYAQERSVEEVYSMMVFNFTKYVQWPDHAGSGEFVIGVVGNADIYNTLNGWYGGKPRGTKTYVIKKFANASEVTDCHVLFIDKSKSGEFEAANNKVKGKGTLVITDKNGLGEKGSGINFKMVDNKLKFELNQKAIEASNLKVSGALSSMAILI; encoded by the coding sequence ATGAAAATGTTTAAAGCTCTCGCGGTGGCAGCCCTCCTGATAAGCGGCAGCACCTACGCACAAGAAAGATCGGTAGAGGAAGTTTACTCCATGATGGTTTTCAATTTTACCAAATATGTGCAGTGGCCCGACCACGCCGGATCTGGTGAATTTGTGATCGGTGTAGTAGGCAATGCAGACATCTACAACACGCTCAACGGATGGTATGGCGGTAAACCCCGCGGCACGAAGACGTATGTGATCAAGAAGTTCGCTAACGCTTCTGAAGTTACCGACTGCCACGTGTTGTTCATCGACAAGTCTAAAAGCGGCGAATTTGAAGCAGCAAACAACAAAGTGAAAGGTAAAGGCACTTTGGTGATTACAGATAAGAACGGATTAGGTGAAAAAGGCAGCGGCATCAACTTCAAGATGGTAGACAACAAACTGAAGTTCGAGCTCAACCAAAAAGCGATCGAAGCTTCTAACTTGAAGGTATCCGGTGCGCTTTCGTCTATGGCGATATTGATTTAA
- a CDS encoding M42 family metallopeptidase, whose translation MDKKSKQFLYEYLNNASPTGFESPGQQIWLDYLKPYISDHIVDVYGTVVGVVNPKAAYKVVIEAHADEISWFVNYITEDGYIYVRRNGGSDHQIAPSKRVNIQTENGIVKGVFGWPAIHVRDAGKEETPTLKNIFIDVGAESKKEVEAMGVHVGCVITFEDELMEMNKHWLVGRALDNRMGGFMVAEVARRLHENKKKLPFALYIVNAVQEEIGLRGAEMISRRIKPDVAICTDVTHDTQSPMYNKKESGNLKCGNGPVVCYGPAVQNNVLKMVIETAQKRKIPFQRQAVSRSTGTDTDSFAYSAEGVASALISLPLKYMHTTVEMVHKDDVESVINLIYEFLLQLKPGHDFRYIK comes from the coding sequence ATGGATAAGAAGAGCAAACAATTCCTCTACGAGTATCTCAACAACGCATCTCCCACCGGCTTTGAATCGCCCGGCCAGCAGATCTGGTTGGACTACCTGAAGCCTTACATCAGCGACCATATCGTGGACGTATACGGAACCGTAGTAGGGGTTGTCAACCCGAAAGCTGCCTACAAGGTGGTGATCGAAGCCCATGCTGACGAGATCTCCTGGTTTGTTAACTACATTACCGAAGACGGCTACATCTACGTACGCCGCAACGGTGGCTCTGACCACCAGATCGCCCCTTCCAAGCGGGTGAACATCCAAACGGAAAACGGCATCGTGAAAGGCGTATTTGGCTGGCCGGCCATTCACGTGCGTGACGCCGGCAAGGAAGAAACCCCCACCTTGAAGAATATCTTTATTGACGTGGGAGCCGAATCCAAAAAAGAAGTGGAAGCCATGGGCGTGCACGTGGGCTGCGTGATCACATTCGAGGACGAACTGATGGAAATGAACAAACATTGGCTGGTCGGTCGCGCGCTGGATAACCGCATGGGCGGCTTCATGGTCGCGGAAGTAGCCCGCAGACTGCATGAAAACAAGAAAAAATTACCTTTTGCCCTCTATATAGTAAACGCCGTACAGGAAGAAATCGGCCTCCGGGGGGCCGAAATGATCTCCCGCCGCATCAAACCCGACGTCGCGATCTGTACAGACGTGACGCACGATACGCAATCGCCCATGTACAATAAAAAAGAGAGCGGAAACCTGAAATGTGGCAACGGACCGGTGGTATGCTATGGCCCTGCCGTGCAGAATAATGTCCTTAAAATGGTCATAGAGACCGCTCAAAAACGAAAAATACCATTCCAACGCCAGGCGGTCTCCCGTTCTACCGGTACGGATACCGATTCTTTTGCCTATTCGGCGGAAGGAGTAGCCTCCGCACTGATATCGTTGCCGCTCAAATACATGCATACAACCGTGGAAATGGTACATAAAGACGACGTGGAAAGCGTTATTAACCTGATCTACGAATTCCTCCTGCAGCTCAAGCCGGGCCATGACTTCCGCTACATTAAGTAA
- a CDS encoding acyl-CoA carboxylase subunit beta — translation MAKRTIKDNVLQEKFNELERKNQEALLGGGEKRIEQQHAKGKLTARERVNLLMDEGSFEELGKFVMHRSKDFGLDKEYYLGDGVITGYGTVNGRLVYIFSQDFTVFGGSLSETHAEKIVKIMDLAMQNGAPLIGLNDSGGARIQEGVVSLGGYADIFYRNTLASGVIPQISAIMGPCAGGAVYSPAITDFIFMVENTSFMFVTGPNVVKTVTHENVTAEELGGATTHSTKSGVTHFACANEVECISQIKKILSFIPQNCEDDTPRLPYTAGDERRPALNNIIPANPNQPYDMREVISGVVDNDSFFEVHKNFAENIVVGFARLAGRSIGVVGNQPASLAGVLDIDSSVKGARFVRFCDCFNIPLLVFEDVPGFLPGTDQEWNAIITNGAKLLFAFSEATVPRVTVITRKAYGGAYDVMNSKHIGADLNYAWPTAEIAVMGAKGAAEIIFKKEISESDNPEAKLNEKVDEYTHKFANPYRAAHRGYIDEVIYPDQTREKLIRAFGMLENKVAKLPKKKHGNIPL, via the coding sequence ATGGCCAAGCGAACCATCAAGGATAATGTCCTCCAGGAAAAATTCAACGAACTCGAACGCAAGAACCAGGAAGCCCTGCTCGGGGGTGGAGAAAAGCGTATCGAACAACAACACGCCAAGGGAAAACTAACCGCCCGCGAACGCGTCAATCTCCTGATGGACGAAGGTTCTTTTGAAGAGCTGGGCAAGTTTGTCATGCATCGTAGCAAAGACTTCGGCCTGGACAAAGAATACTATCTGGGCGACGGTGTCATCACCGGCTACGGAACGGTGAACGGACGGCTGGTCTATATTTTCTCCCAGGATTTTACCGTGTTTGGGGGCTCCCTTTCGGAAACCCACGCCGAGAAGATCGTGAAGATCATGGACCTGGCCATGCAAAACGGCGCACCGCTCATTGGCCTCAACGACTCCGGTGGCGCCCGCATACAAGAGGGTGTGGTGTCACTGGGTGGCTATGCTGATATTTTTTACAGGAATACATTAGCCTCCGGGGTGATCCCACAGATCTCGGCCATCATGGGACCTTGCGCGGGGGGAGCCGTATATTCTCCCGCCATTACCGATTTCATTTTTATGGTGGAAAACACGTCGTTCATGTTTGTCACCGGCCCCAACGTGGTGAAGACCGTGACGCACGAAAATGTGACGGCCGAGGAATTAGGCGGGGCCACCACCCACAGCACCAAGAGCGGGGTGACGCACTTTGCCTGCGCCAATGAAGTGGAATGCATCAGCCAGATCAAAAAGATCCTGAGCTTCATACCCCAGAACTGCGAAGATGACACCCCCCGGCTGCCCTATACTGCGGGCGATGAGCGACGCCCGGCGCTGAACAACATCATCCCGGCCAACCCAAACCAACCCTACGACATGCGCGAGGTCATTAGCGGCGTGGTGGACAACGACAGCTTTTTCGAGGTGCATAAAAACTTTGCCGAAAACATTGTGGTGGGTTTTGCAAGGCTGGCCGGTCGGAGCATCGGGGTGGTGGGCAATCAACCCGCTTCCCTGGCGGGTGTCCTGGATATAGACTCCAGTGTCAAAGGCGCCCGGTTTGTGCGCTTCTGCGATTGTTTTAATATACCCTTGCTCGTCTTCGAGGATGTGCCTGGATTTTTGCCCGGCACCGACCAGGAATGGAACGCCATCATCACCAACGGCGCGAAGTTGCTGTTTGCCTTCTCGGAGGCCACGGTGCCGCGCGTAACGGTCATTACCCGTAAAGCTTATGGCGGTGCCTATGATGTGATGAACTCCAAGCACATCGGCGCCGACCTGAACTATGCCTGGCCCACGGCCGAGATCGCCGTGATGGGCGCGAAGGGAGCGGCCGAAATCATCTTTAAGAAAGAGATCTCCGAATCGGACAACCCGGAAGCCAAGCTGAACGAAAAAGTGGATGAATACACCCACAAGTTTGCCAACCCCTACCGCGCGGCACACCGCGGCTATATCGACGAGGTGATCTATCCCGACCAAACCCGCGAGAAACTCATCCGTGCGTTTGGCATGCTGGAAAATAAAGTGGCTAAATTGCCAAAGAAAAAACACGGAAATATTCCGTTATAG